From a single Phragmites australis chromosome 7, lpPhrAust1.1, whole genome shotgun sequence genomic region:
- the LOC133924324 gene encoding pentatricopeptide repeat-containing protein At5g09450, mitochondrial-like, with product MAAMLLRAAARATRRSCAPLRSILARQGLFSSEATEPFSVVLTLSPAAAGDDDGGAGAGQEENDDLRSRIFRLGLAKRSATAALEKWAGEGRAAPAAEELRRIARDLRRARRYKHALEVADWMKTHHESDLSESDYGMRIDLITKVFGANAAEDFFEKLPPGAKSLEAHTALLHSYARSKMTDKAERLFERMKDANMSMDVLVYNEMMTLYISVGELDKVQVVAEELKRQNVSPDLFTYNLRISAATASMDFEGFKGILDEMSKDPNSNEGWALYRNLAAMYVDASQLVCSRNPLVEAEAKISQRDWITYDFLVILHTGLGNRERIKDIWKSMLMTSQRMTSRNYICVLSSHLMCGQLKDAGEIVDQWQRSKAPEFDISACNRLLDAFLTAGFTDTANSFRELMLQKGCILTSRAGVAE from the exons ATGGCGGCGATGCTTCTCCgagccgccgcccgcgccacaCGACGGTCCTGCGCTCCCCTCCGCTCCATCCTCGCGAGGCAGGGCCTCTTCTCCTCCGAAGCAACGGAGCCGTTCTCCGTCGTTCTGACCCTGTCCCCCGCGGCCGCCGGTGACGACGACGGGGGAGCGGGCGCGGGCCAGGAGGAGAACGACGACCTGAGGAGCCGAATATTCCGGCTGGGCCTCGCGAAGCGGAGCGCGACGGCGGCGCTCGAGAAGTGGGCCGGAGAGGGCCGCGCCGCCcccgcggcggaggagctccgcCGCATCGCCCGCGACCTCAGACGCGCTCGCCGCTACAAGCACGCCCTCGAG GTAGCAGACTGGATGAAGACACATCATGAGTCTGATTTATCTGAGAGTGACTACGGAATGCGCATTGACTTGATTACCAAAGTTTTTGGCGCTAATGCAGCAGAAGATTTTTTTGAGAAGCTTCCACCTGGAGCCAAATCACTAGAAGCTCATACAGCACTTCTCCATTCCTATGCTCGATCCAAGATGACTGACAAAGCTGAAAGGCTGTTTGAGAGAATGAAGGATGCTAACATGTCTATGGATGTCCTGGTTTACAATGAAATGATGACCTTGTACATTTCTGTTGGGGAGCTTGATAAAGTTCAGGTTGTTGCTGAAGAGCTGAAAAGGCAAAATGTTTCTCCAGATCTTTTCACTTATAATCTCCGGATCAGCGCCGCTACCGCTTCCATGGATTTTGAGGGCTTCAAAGGAATTCTGGATGAGATGTCAAAGGATCCGAACTCAAACGAAGGATGGGCACTGTACCGAAACCTCGCCGCAATGTATGTTGACGCTAGTCAGCTTGTCTGCTCTAGAAACCCACTGGTGGAAGCTGAGGCAAAGATTAGCCAGAGGGACTGGATAACTTATGATTTCCTTGTCATTTTACATACCGGTCTGGGCAACCGAGAGAGGATAAAGGACATATGGAAATCGATGCTAATGACTTCACAGAGGATGACGAGCCGGAACTACATCTGCGTGCTCTCCTCCCACCTCATGTGTGGGCAACTGAAGGATGCCGGGGAAATCGTCGACCAGTGGCAGCGGTCGAAAGCTCCAGAGTTCGACATCTCCGCCTGCAACAGGCTGTTGGATGCCTTTCTGACTGCCGGTTTCACCGACACGGCGAATAGCTTTAGAGAACTGATGCTGCAAAAGGGTTGTATACTGACGAGCAGGGCAGGCGTGGCTGAGTGA
- the LOC133924325 gene encoding E3 ubiquitin-protein ligase ATL6-like translates to MGTGEEVVLVLCLLGAFMAVGDAQRSPPLAPQPPPPPPQPSPFGRTMSTFITVAISVFFFLLFFCAYINQCRLADPGAHGPHTAAAAAAGAGGGPSRRGKRGVDPSVVATFPIVRYREIVEHKIGNGVLECAVCLTAFEDGDDLRLLPHCSHAFHPECIDPWLQARVTCPLCRANLEKPAPPPPAVAPPSPEQVVQRQASPPPEAVAIPMVEGHEEEDSDEDDRKEEAMELEMLRSARRAARMPRSHSTGHSLFAAAAAAAAEEGDHERFTLRLPTHVREDVLRSRRLRHATSLINLSDVSSEGSSRGGRSFGGGGGSFGNGGGGGSSHGGRRWQAFLVRTVSWARGGGDGSTRRGRDGGESSRKGAASPPAVGGRDYLHGGGATVAGMIDCKN, encoded by the coding sequence ATGGGGACCGGGGAGGAGGTAGTCCTCGTTCTTTGCCTCCTGGGCGCCTTCATGGCCGTCGGCGACGCGCAGCGTTCGCCGCCGCTGGCgccacagccgccgccgccgccgcctcagccCTCGCCGTTCGGGCGCACCATGTCGACCTTCATCACGGTGGCCATCAGCGTGttctttttcttgcttttcttcTGCGCGTACATCAACCAGTGCCGCCTCGCCGACCCCGGCGCGCATGGGCCCCAcaccgcggcggcagcggcagcgggagCCGGGGGCGGGCCGTCCAGGAGGGGGAAGCGCGGGGTGGACCCGTCCGTGGTGGCCACGTTCCCGATCGTGCGGTACAGGGAGATCGTGGAGCACAAGATCGGCAATGGCGTGCTGGAGTGCGCCGTGTGCCTCACGGCCTTCGAGGACGGCGACGACCTCCGCCTGCTGCCACACTGCTCGCATGCGTTCCACCCGGAGTGCATCGACCCCTGGCTCCAGGCGCGGGTCACGTGCCCGCTGTGCCGCGCCAACCTCGAGAAgccggcgccgccaccgccggcggtAGCGCCCCCATCGCCAGAGCAGGTGGTGCAGCGTCAGgcttcgccgccgccggaggccgTGGCGATACCCATGGTGGAGGGCCACGAAGAGGAAGACAGCGACGAGGACGATAGGAAGGAAGAGGCCATGGAGCTCGAGATGCTGCGCAGCGCGCGGCGGGCGGCGAGGATGCCTAGGTCGCACTCGACGGGGCACTCTCTCTTcgcggcggcggctgccgccgccgcagagGAGGGCGACCACGAGAGGTTCACGCTGCGGCTGCCGACGCACGTCAGGGAGGACGTGCTCAGGTCTCGCCGTCTGCGCCACGCCACGAGCCTAATCAACCTCTCGGACGTGAGCTCCGAGGGGAGCTCCAGAGGAGGACGGAGCtttggaggaggcggaggaagcTTCGGCaacggcggaggcggcgggagcAGCCACGGCGGGCGCCGGTGGCAGGCGTTCCTGGTCAGGACGGTGTCGTGGGCGCGGGGCGGAGGCGACGGCTCGACGAGAAGAGGAAGGGACGGCGGCGAGTCGAGCAGAAAGGGTGCGGCCTCGCCCCCGGCGGTGGGCGGCCGTGATTACctccacggcggcggcgccactGTGGCCGGAATGATTGACTGTAAAAATTAA
- the LOC133924326 gene encoding RING-H2 finger protein ATL5-like, whose protein sequence is MRLHRRILHPEPGLGGAGDCDDSYPYDCQSPPSPPPAPAPQLLPSPFQPCPPVFAPSPSPVHGATAGRRDQGGTHGYGPPAAAGGGDDHRGRFVTYVLIAAAAIAFVSLILLGVSIAVRRRQVRRRRQALLAPAAATNVDDGGNDPEGGNGGGGVVHHIWYIRTVGLDEAAIDSIAVTRYRARAGLLGATDCSVCLGEFQDDDLVRLLPKCGHAFHVPCIDTWLRAHVNCPLCRSDVLDPAVTTAPGGGESSPNPPADPVANADAVAEQSAAATDAIPEHEEEESDQEASPAEEGRQEQNSPPEQLPQLPCPLPRNVRRAASMDAAIVSTAADVAALERLPEAAPGEEQISGRRKRGTGPSCAKASGSGHRSNLSSDRPASGGVPRSFFSRHCRARSSVLPL, encoded by the coding sequence ATGCGGCTCCACCGACGGATCCTCCACCCGGAACCCGGCCTGGGCGGCGCCGGGGACTGCGACGATTCGTACCCGTACGACTGCcagtcgccgccgtcgcctccccccgcccccgccccccaGCTGCTTCCTTCGCCGTTTCAACCGTGCCCTCCTGTTTTCGCTCCGTCGCCTTCTCCCGTCCATGGCGCCACCGCGGGCAGGAGGGACCAGGGAGGGACACACGGGTACGGGCCCCCAGCCGCcgctggcggcggcgacgatCATCGCGGGCGCTTCGTCACCTACGTcctcatcgccgccgccgcgatcGCCTTTGTCTCGCTGATCCTCCTCGGCGTTTCGATCGCCGTGCGGCGCCGGCAGGTGCGGCGGAGGCGGCAGGCGCTCCTCGCCCCGGCCGCGGCGACGAACGTGGATGACGGCGGGAACGACCCCGAGGGCGGCAACGGCGGAGGCGGAGTGGTGCACCACATCTGGTACATCCGGACCGTCGGTCTCGACGAGGCGGCGATCGATTCCATCGCCGTGACGCGGTACCGCGCCAGGGCGGGGCTCCTGGGCGCGACCGACTGCTCCGTTTGCCTCGGCGAGTTCCAGGACGACGACCTCGTGCGCTTGTTGCCCAAGTGCGGCCACGCGTTCCACGTCCCCTGCATCGACACCTGGCTCCGCGCCCACGTCAACTGCCCGCTCTGCCGCTCCGACGTGCTCGACCCAGCCGTCACAACCGCCCCCGGAGGCGGCGAGTCCAGCCCCAACCCTCCAGCTGATCCAGTTGCGAACGCCGACGCCGTAGCCGAGCAATCGGCTGCCGCAACCGACGCAATCCCGGAGCACGAAGAAGAGGAGAGTGACCAAGAAGCTTCACCCGCAGAAGAGGGCCGACAGGAGCAAAACAGCCCGCCAGAACAACTACCGCAGCTCCCCTGCCCGCTGCCGCGTAACGTGCGGCGCGCAGCTTCCATGGACGCAGCGATAGTGTCAACCGCGGCAGACGTCGCCGCCTTGGAGCGGTTGCCGGAGGCAGCTCCTGGAGAGGAGCAGATCAGTGGCAGGCGAAAGCGGGGGACTGGTCCGTCCTGTGCAAAGGCATCCGGTTCCGGCCATCGGAGCAACCTCAGCAGCGACAGGCCGGCTTCCGGCGGTGTCCCGAGGTCATTCTTCTCGCGGCATTGCCGTGCTCGGAGCTCGGTGCTGCCATTGTGA